From a region of the Nonlabens dokdonensis DSW-6 genome:
- the gcvP gene encoding aminomethyl-transferring glycine dehydrogenase codes for MNTDRFALRHIGPRKADLAPMLETIGVDSIDQLVYETVPANIRLKQDLQLDPAMSEYEFLSHINKLGAKNKQFRSFIGLGYHQPITPAVIQRNILENPGWYTAYTPYQAEIAQGRLEALLNYQTMVTDLTGMELSNASLLDESTAAAEAMTLLFSVRERAQKKENIVKFFVDQDTLPQTKELLKTRAIPLGIELVEGNPQEIDMSAGYYGILLQYPGASGNVVDYTAFAKTCKENNIRIAVAADILSLVLLEAPGHWGADVVVGTTQRFGIPLGYGGPHAAYFATREEFKRQIPGRIIGVTKDTDGKRALRMALQTREQHIKRDKATSNICTAQVLLAVMAGMYGVYHGPRGLKFIANKLHAQTATLADAVEKLGIYQTNENFFDTLSFKVDAEAVKKEALALEINFYYPDANTVHVSLNETTSLADLNDIVSAFAKAVSKDFSPITELIEKTHLGEGRQTEFMTYEVFNSYHSETELMRYIKKLERKDLALNHSMIALGSCTMKLNAAAEMLPLSNPQWGNIHPFVPLDQAQGYQEMLKKLELQLNECTGFAGTSLQPNSGAQGEFAGLMAIRAYHLSRGDDHRNICLIPSSAHGTNPASAVMAGMKVVVTKALENGNIDVDDLREKAEKYKDNLSALMVTYPSTHGVYESAIKEITGLIHENGGQVYMDGANMNAQVGLTNPGNIGADVCHLNLHKTFAIPHGGGGPGVGPICVAPQLVPFLPTNPIIPTGGDQAITPISAAPFGSALACLISYGYICMLGADGLKRSTEYAIVNANYIKERLEGSFSCLYVGEKGRAAHEMIIDCRPFKEHGIEVVDIAKRLMDYGFHAPTVSFPVNGTMMIEPTESESKEEIDRFCDAMISIRKEIATCSADEPNNLLKNSPHTMQMLTANDWDFPYTREQAAYPLDFVSENKFWPTVRRADDAYGDRNLMCTCAPMEEYL; via the coding sequence ATGAATACAGATCGTTTTGCCCTTAGACACATCGGACCACGCAAGGCAGACCTTGCACCTATGCTAGAAACCATAGGAGTTGATTCTATTGATCAACTTGTTTATGAAACCGTTCCTGCAAACATTCGTTTGAAGCAAGATTTGCAGTTAGATCCTGCGATGAGTGAGTATGAATTCTTGAGCCACATCAATAAACTAGGTGCCAAAAACAAACAATTCAGATCTTTTATAGGTCTAGGATATCACCAGCCTATCACACCAGCGGTAATCCAGAGAAATATTTTGGAGAATCCAGGATGGTATACTGCTTACACTCCTTATCAAGCCGAGATTGCTCAAGGACGTCTAGAAGCCTTATTGAATTACCAGACTATGGTGACCGATTTGACAGGAATGGAGCTGTCCAACGCTTCATTACTAGACGAATCTACTGCTGCGGCCGAGGCAATGACATTACTTTTTTCAGTTCGTGAACGTGCACAGAAAAAGGAGAACATCGTTAAGTTTTTTGTAGATCAAGATACTTTGCCACAAACTAAAGAATTATTAAAAACACGTGCGATTCCGCTAGGGATTGAGCTTGTAGAAGGTAATCCGCAGGAGATAGACATGAGCGCTGGATACTACGGTATTTTACTACAATATCCTGGTGCCAGTGGAAATGTGGTGGATTATACCGCTTTCGCGAAAACGTGCAAAGAAAACAACATACGTATAGCCGTAGCTGCCGATATACTTTCATTAGTATTACTAGAAGCTCCTGGACATTGGGGTGCAGATGTGGTTGTGGGAACCACACAGCGTTTTGGAATTCCATTAGGCTATGGTGGACCTCACGCAGCATATTTTGCTACTCGTGAAGAATTTAAGAGACAAATTCCTGGTCGTATCATAGGTGTTACTAAAGATACAGACGGAAAACGTGCACTGCGCATGGCGTTACAAACGCGCGAGCAGCACATAAAAAGAGATAAAGCGACTTCAAATATTTGTACTGCACAGGTATTACTTGCCGTTATGGCCGGTATGTATGGCGTGTATCACGGACCACGTGGTTTAAAGTTTATTGCAAACAAATTACACGCACAAACAGCTACACTAGCTGATGCGGTTGAGAAACTAGGCATTTACCAAACTAACGAGAACTTCTTTGACACATTAAGTTTTAAAGTAGATGCTGAAGCTGTGAAGAAAGAAGCTCTAGCACTAGAAATCAACTTCTACTATCCAGATGCAAACACCGTTCATGTTTCTTTGAACGAGACTACTTCTCTAGCAGACTTGAATGATATTGTTTCCGCTTTCGCGAAAGCGGTATCTAAAGACTTCTCTCCTATCACAGAGTTGATCGAGAAAACACACCTAGGAGAAGGACGTCAGACGGAATTCATGACCTATGAGGTGTTCAATTCTTACCATTCTGAAACAGAATTAATGCGTTACATCAAGAAATTAGAGCGCAAAGATTTAGCTTTAAACCACTCGATGATTGCCTTAGGTTCTTGTACCATGAAGCTGAACGCCGCAGCAGAAATGTTGCCACTTTCAAATCCGCAATGGGGAAATATTCACCCATTTGTACCGCTAGATCAAGCACAAGGATATCAAGAAATGTTGAAGAAATTAGAATTACAGTTGAATGAATGTACTGGTTTTGCTGGGACATCTTTACAACCTAATTCTGGTGCGCAAGGAGAATTTGCTGGATTAATGGCAATACGTGCTTACCACTTAAGCCGTGGAGATGATCACAGAAATATTTGTTTAATTCCGTCTAGTGCTCATGGAACAAACCCTGCAAGTGCGGTAATGGCTGGAATGAAAGTAGTAGTTACTAAAGCCCTAGAAAACGGAAACATCGACGTAGATGATTTACGTGAAAAGGCTGAGAAATATAAAGATAACTTGAGTGCGTTAATGGTAACCTATCCATCGACTCATGGTGTTTATGAAAGTGCTATTAAAGAAATCACAGGCTTGATTCATGAAAATGGTGGCCAAGTGTATATGGATGGTGCAAACATGAATGCACAAGTAGGATTAACAAATCCTGGAAACATCGGTGCAGACGTGTGTCACTTGAACTTACACAAGACATTTGCCATACCTCATGGCGGTGGTGGACCTGGTGTAGGACCTATTTGTGTGGCACCTCAACTGGTTCCATTCTTACCTACTAATCCAATCATCCCAACTGGTGGAGATCAAGCAATTACACCTATTAGTGCGGCGCCATTCGGTAGTGCGCTGGCTTGTTTAATTTCTTATGGTTACATCTGTATGTTAGGAGCTGATGGATTAAAACGCTCTACAGAATATGCTATAGTTAATGCTAACTATATCAAGGAACGTCTAGAAGGTAGCTTCTCTTGTTTATACGTAGGTGAAAAAGGACGCGCTGCTCACGAGATGATTATAGACTGTCGTCCATTTAAAGAGCACGGCATTGAAGTAGTAGATATTGCAAAACGTTTGATGGATTACGGCTTCCACGCTCCTACAGTATCATTTCCAGTAAACGGAACAATGATGATTGAGCCTACTGAATCTGAATCAAAAGAAGAAATAGACCGTTTTTGTGACGCCATGATTTCTATAAGAAAAGAAATCGCTACTTGTAGTGCAGACGAGCCTAACAATCTATTGAAAAACAGTCCACATACCATGCAAATGCTAACAGCAAACGATTGGGATTTCCCTTACACAAGAGAACAAGCCGCTTACCCATTAGACTTTGTATCTGAGAACAAATTCTGGCCTACCGTACGTCGTGCAGACGATGCTTATGGGGATCGTAATTTAATGTGTACTTGTGCTCCGATGGAGGAGTATTTGTAG
- a CDS encoding UbiA prenyltransferase family protein codes for MKKEHFRFKISILILTSLALIIAVYLVINDNLWTVLMALLASSYSLLYAFPLFKHRNWRQIPIIKLVTVAVSWIILICLLPLQSTYVVFAYAYGCDVAPVVDTVYFLYFIDVLQLFLLIIALCIPFEIKDLKYDSVVLKTLPQLVGTYNSKILGVLICVLYVVIEFIQFGFSTDMNFMITYFILTLTAIAIWFSDKVKSDYYASFFVEAIPVLWLGFYWVF; via the coding sequence TTGAAAAAAGAACATTTCAGGTTCAAAATTAGTATTTTAATACTTACTTCGTTAGCTTTAATAATTGCGGTTTATCTGGTAATTAATGATAATTTATGGACTGTTTTAATGGCTTTATTAGCTTCTTCATATTCTTTACTCTATGCGTTTCCATTGTTCAAGCATCGTAATTGGAGACAAATACCAATTATTAAATTAGTAACAGTTGCTGTTTCATGGATTATTTTAATTTGCCTATTGCCGCTGCAGTCAACTTATGTAGTTTTTGCATATGCATACGGTTGTGATGTTGCGCCAGTGGTAGACACTGTCTATTTTCTTTATTTTATAGATGTACTTCAGTTATTTCTACTAATTATAGCCTTATGCATCCCTTTTGAAATAAAGGACTTAAAATATGATTCTGTAGTTTTGAAAACATTACCGCAGCTAGTAGGTACATACAATAGCAAAATATTAGGAGTTCTTATTTGCGTTTTGTATGTAGTGATTGAGTTTATTCAGTTTGGTTTCTCAACGGATATGAACTTTATGATCACTTATTTTATTTTGACTTTAACAGCAATCGCCATCTGGTTTTCAGACAAAGTCAAATCCGATTATTATGCCAGTTTTTTTGTAGAAGCGATTCCTGTTTTATGGTTGGGATTTTATTGGGTTTTTTAA
- a CDS encoding sigma-70 family RNA polymerase sigma factor yields the protein MPEVKLIPEKWVDRYGDYLFNFTISRVNDPIMAQDLVSETFLAGLKSAHRFKGNSTERTWLISILKRKIIDYYRKINSKKGKAEVRMSYLPSSDQDGDWMEERAEDLRNPNVEDLIEQRELGEALEECIACLPERYATIFVQKTIDNLETETICKEHDITASNLWVIIHRARVQLMECLNKKWHKNS from the coding sequence ATGCCAGAAGTAAAATTAATACCAGAAAAATGGGTAGATCGCTACGGTGATTATCTCTTCAACTTTACCATAAGTAGGGTCAACGATCCTATAATGGCTCAAGATCTGGTATCTGAAACTTTTTTGGCCGGTTTAAAAAGTGCCCACCGTTTTAAAGGTAATTCTACAGAGCGTACTTGGTTGATCTCGATACTTAAACGTAAGATCATAGACTATTACCGTAAAATTAATTCTAAAAAAGGAAAAGCCGAAGTACGCATGAGTTATCTTCCTAGTAGCGATCAAGATGGCGACTGGATGGAAGAGCGAGCTGAGGATTTACGCAATCCTAATGTTGAAGATTTAATAGAACAAAGAGAGCTAGGTGAAGCTCTTGAAGAATGTATTGCTTGTTTACCTGAGCGATATGCTACTATATTTGTGCAAAAAACCATAGATAATTTGGAAACCGAAACAATATGTAAGGAACATGATATCACGGCGTCCAATCTTTGGGTTATCATCCATAGAGCTAGAGTACAGCTTATGGAATGTTTAAATAAAAAATGGCACAAGAATAGTTAA
- a CDS encoding efflux RND transporter permease subunit: MNKTALYALLVTFIALGIWSSNHLTYNYTVDPLVFGTESQKDQFKKYQNAFESDREAVTIGLKSSKKFTEYSHFLKVQEITLALNSLSGVEEVVSLESIKLPALNGFRIDYSNVLSLENEFSFNEDYRYLNEYQDITEKFLSTDRKAISFYVYLHNENQEASIDSIKNILKASPFDEYHILGSPVFESEGDTVLKKETILITLLGIFLLLLSMAWLTRSVRKIFLTLLFTAFNVCVTIVFMKVCNFEITSFTTIVPIVIAILSFTDITHILYHYELLAVNDLSIQKIRKQLFKKIGFPLLLTSLSNLFGFAIFFFNDSVDQITDLAIVASFGILFAYVSSRLLLPTLLDYKANISSNQKTVFIDMVILGFVTFASKHYKKIVSGCTILFIFLGLYVFMKAEIDMHYYEKDNTSLAINRACAFYDQNFQGIRDIEVVLNTSQNSVFDAATIKKIDDIEQYLTNQYGCKSVYSVNTIIKRYNRFKNNGAVNFYRLPKNVTSKFISNLNSDAEQLNLYNVLSIDESMTRVIGSIPDIGTHDALLKNEELTNFLSQMNAPNMEVYINGKAYIFDQNVFKISKFVMICLLIGILFVGILVTILFQSFWMGMITVVSNVLPLLFGVTVMSLLNVPLNPSSIFILTLLFGIALDDSIYLLTHLNDSKRKRASTRIQLIKSLKANSSPLLITSVVLSIMFLSLTISSYDSLLNFGLIISSGLIFAFISDMLLIPSLLFLRINQNS; this comes from the coding sequence ATGAATAAGACGGCATTATATGCTTTACTCGTTACCTTCATAGCTCTAGGAATATGGAGTTCTAATCATCTTACCTATAATTATACCGTTGATCCATTAGTTTTTGGAACGGAAAGTCAAAAAGACCAGTTTAAGAAATATCAAAATGCTTTTGAAAGTGATAGAGAAGCAGTCACAATAGGCTTGAAATCTTCAAAGAAATTTACCGAATACTCACATTTTTTAAAGGTTCAGGAAATAACTCTTGCTCTCAATAGCCTATCTGGTGTGGAAGAAGTGGTTAGCTTAGAAAGTATAAAACTACCTGCGCTTAATGGTTTTAGAATAGATTATTCTAACGTTCTTTCCTTAGAAAACGAATTTTCTTTTAATGAAGACTACAGATACTTAAATGAGTATCAAGACATCACAGAGAAATTTCTTTCAACTGATCGTAAAGCTATTAGTTTTTATGTGTATTTACATAACGAGAATCAGGAAGCATCAATTGACTCTATCAAAAACATACTCAAGGCAAGTCCATTTGATGAATACCATATTTTAGGAAGTCCTGTATTTGAATCTGAAGGTGATACCGTACTGAAGAAGGAAACTATTTTGATAACCTTATTAGGAATATTTCTTTTGTTATTAAGTATGGCATGGCTTACTCGAAGTGTGCGTAAGATTTTTCTAACCTTACTTTTTACAGCTTTTAATGTTTGTGTTACCATAGTTTTTATGAAGGTTTGTAATTTTGAAATTACTTCCTTTACTACTATTGTTCCTATTGTAATCGCAATCCTATCTTTTACAGATATTACTCATATTCTATATCATTATGAGCTTCTAGCTGTTAATGATCTATCAATACAAAAAATACGGAAACAGCTATTTAAGAAGATAGGTTTTCCATTGTTGCTTACCTCTTTATCCAACCTTTTTGGATTTGCGATTTTCTTTTTTAATGATAGTGTAGATCAAATTACAGACCTTGCCATTGTTGCTTCTTTTGGAATTTTATTTGCCTATGTATCATCACGTTTACTTTTGCCGACTCTGCTGGATTATAAAGCAAACATTTCATCTAATCAGAAAACTGTTTTTATAGATATGGTAATTCTTGGTTTTGTAACTTTTGCAAGCAAACATTATAAGAAAATTGTATCTGGTTGTACCATTCTTTTTATTTTTTTGGGACTTTATGTTTTTATGAAGGCAGAAATTGACATGCACTATTATGAGAAGGACAATACCTCATTAGCAATTAATAGGGCATGTGCATTCTATGATCAAAATTTTCAAGGAATTAGGGATATAGAGGTTGTTTTAAATACAAGTCAGAACAGTGTCTTTGATGCTGCAACTATTAAAAAAATCGATGACATAGAACAATATTTGACAAATCAATATGGTTGCAAATCAGTATATAGTGTGAATACGATAATTAAAAGGTATAACCGTTTTAAAAATAATGGAGCTGTCAACTTCTATAGACTTCCTAAAAATGTTACTTCAAAATTTATAAGTAATTTAAATAGCGATGCAGAACAACTGAACCTTTATAATGTGCTTTCAATAGATGAAAGTATGACGAGAGTCATAGGTAGTATTCCCGACATCGGTACTCATGATGCTTTACTTAAAAACGAGGAGCTTACTAATTTTCTATCTCAGATGAATGCGCCAAACATGGAGGTCTATATCAATGGTAAGGCTTACATTTTTGACCAAAATGTATTTAAAATTTCAAAATTTGTGATGATATGTTTATTGATAGGTATCTTGTTTGTAGGTATCTTAGTAACTATACTATTTCAATCCTTTTGGATGGGAATGATCACCGTGGTGTCCAATGTATTGCCTTTATTATTTGGAGTTACTGTTATGAGTTTATTGAATGTTCCATTAAACCCTAGTTCTATATTTATTTTGACGTTATTATTTGGAATAGCATTAGACGATTCTATTTATTTACTGACTCATCTTAATGACTCAAAACGTAAAAGAGCATCCACAAGAATACAGCTGATAAAAAGTTTAAAAGCAAACAGCTCACCTTTATTGATTACTAGTGTTGTATTAAGTATCATGTTTTTATCCTTAACCATTTCAAGTTATGATTCTTTATTGAATTTTGGTTTGATTATTTCTTCAGGGCTTATTTTCGCTTTTATTTCAGATATGCTTTTAATCCCTTCTTTATTATTTCTAAGAATCAATCAGAACTCATAA
- a CDS encoding T9SS type A sorting domain-containing protein, producing the protein MKFLILRIIVLLCFVNSFSQNTNLSNGTVFDGEPYVAINPNDTNNIVVAWMGWVNLANQFQIKIKTSFDAGNTWSNTALIPHVVSSYSSADPAIAFNNAGEIFISYIDFTGTAPPVTGGIYLVKSTDGGLSWGNPVNVVDTTFDGTKWPIDRPWIAIDRSNGSIQGTIYVTSMNLNRTNAPFNPYVSISTDNGTTFSTSYLDAPGWLAGSANNLPMPSPAVSSNGIFYANYPSFVISQSLFAQLLLVSSSDAGATFSHQAITNIVNPVPLTNFPDAKKAGLLLSNPANSNHLAVVGLRTTNGDLDVFITESFNAGATWSAPTRVNDDPIANNRMQDLVWGDFDNDGDLIITWRDRRNGSDGTYAADSEIYAAYRPNNSTQFEPNFRLSSLLIPYDPILTSSGNDFMSVQLENDVVNAVWGDPRHGDLNIWFQKTDTQGNVLSLQEISSDQSTEIKVFPNPASSLLNIQSKEIHEVTLVDMQGKEIFKTSNNLNISEVQISTDGFSNGIYILQVKTLHSKLYKKVVIQN; encoded by the coding sequence ATGAAGTTTCTCATTTTAAGGATCATAGTTCTACTTTGTTTTGTGAATAGCTTTTCTCAAAACACCAACCTCTCTAACGGAACTGTTTTTGATGGTGAACCTTATGTGGCGATCAATCCAAACGATACTAACAATATTGTAGTCGCGTGGATGGGTTGGGTAAATCTGGCTAATCAATTTCAAATAAAAATTAAAACCAGCTTTGATGCGGGAAATACGTGGAGTAATACAGCATTAATTCCTCATGTAGTAAGTAGTTACTCTTCTGCAGATCCTGCTATTGCTTTTAATAACGCTGGCGAGATATTTATAAGTTATATAGATTTTACGGGAACTGCTCCACCAGTTACCGGAGGCATTTATCTTGTAAAATCAACTGATGGCGGACTCTCTTGGGGAAATCCTGTTAATGTTGTAGACACCACATTTGATGGAACAAAATGGCCTATCGATAGACCATGGATTGCTATTGATCGATCTAACGGAAGTATACAAGGTACTATTTATGTGACTAGCATGAATTTGAATCGTACTAATGCACCATTTAATCCATATGTATCTATCTCTACAGATAATGGAACTACTTTTTCTACTTCCTATTTAGATGCACCAGGCTGGCTGGCTGGAAGCGCTAATAATTTACCTATGCCTTCACCAGCAGTAAGTAGTAATGGTATTTTTTATGCCAACTATCCTTCTTTTGTGATATCGCAAAGCTTATTTGCGCAATTGCTTCTTGTTAGCTCAAGCGATGCTGGTGCTACTTTTTCTCATCAAGCGATCACCAATATTGTAAACCCAGTACCTTTAACTAACTTTCCTGATGCTAAAAAAGCAGGACTTTTACTTAGTAATCCAGCAAACTCAAATCATCTTGCAGTCGTAGGGTTAAGAACTACAAATGGTGATCTGGACGTTTTTATTACAGAATCTTTTAATGCTGGTGCGACTTGGAGCGCTCCTACTCGAGTAAATGACGATCCTATTGCAAACAATAGAATGCAAGATCTTGTTTGGGGAGATTTTGATAATGATGGAGATTTAATTATTACTTGGCGAGATAGAAGAAATGGTAGCGATGGTACATACGCTGCTGATTCTGAAATTTATGCAGCTTATAGGCCTAATAACAGTACTCAATTTGAGCCTAACTTTAGGTTATCTAGTTTGTTAATTCCTTATGATCCTATATTAACGAGTTCTGGAAATGATTTTATGTCGGTACAATTAGAAAATGATGTGGTAAATGCCGTATGGGGTGATCCTAGACATGGTGATTTAAACATTTGGTTTCAAAAAACAGATACTCAAGGAAACGTGCTTTCTCTTCAAGAAATATCTTCTGATCAATCAACGGAAATTAAGGTTTTTCCTAATCCTGCAAGTTCGCTTTTAAACATTCAAAGTAAAGAAATACATGAAGTAACACTTGTTGATATGCAAGGAAAAGAAATATTTAAAACCTCAAATAATTTGAATATTAGCGAAGTACAAATCTCTACCGATGGTTTTTCTAATGGAATTTATATACTGCAAGTAAAAACACTTCACAGTAAATTGTATAAAAAGGTCGTTATTCAAAACTAA
- a CDS encoding cellulose synthase family protein, with protein MIANGIFYLWVTLNALLFFYICVEIVLLLFALTAKKQNKQIALKSYPKVTIQLPVYNEKYVVERLIDAVCKIDYPQELLEIHLLDDSTDETSSLALLKMKFYQDLGIDIKHIQRADRVGFKAGALDYSMGICKGEFIAIFDADFIPSVDFLKQTLPHFNSECIGVVQTRWSHINENFSFLTRAQAIMLNTHFSIEHLGRTSSGAFINFNGTAGIWRKLCIEDTGGWQADTLTEDLDLSFRAQMKGWKFNYLFDVESPAELPITVDAYKTQQYRWSKGAAECVRKNIKNLWLSPVGLWQKIAGSVHLFNSSIFIIVFFLVMTSPIVFWMGKENQITSVNLELISYLSLFITCFITIIFFAGHLIVVNSKWKAALLFWPNFYAYLALSVGISFYMVIGVIEGYAGKVSEFVRTPKFNLNKTDSKILKKEYSFKNKLNIRLLELFILFYGCFVISLGAYYLDFFMMNYGVVITLGFTLKVFFPKYIFKF; from the coding sequence ATGATAGCAAACGGCATTTTTTATTTATGGGTAACTTTAAATGCATTACTCTTTTTCTATATATGTGTAGAAATCGTTTTGTTGCTATTTGCTTTGACTGCTAAAAAACAAAACAAACAAATTGCATTAAAAAGTTATCCTAAAGTAACCATACAACTTCCTGTTTATAATGAAAAATATGTCGTCGAGCGACTTATTGATGCTGTATGTAAAATAGATTACCCACAAGAATTATTAGAGATTCATCTATTAGATGATTCTACTGATGAAACCTCATCTCTAGCATTGTTAAAAATGAAGTTTTATCAGGATTTAGGGATTGATATTAAACATATACAAAGAGCCGATAGAGTAGGTTTCAAAGCCGGCGCTCTTGATTATAGTATGGGAATTTGTAAGGGTGAATTCATTGCTATTTTTGATGCCGACTTCATTCCTAGTGTAGATTTTTTAAAGCAAACTTTACCTCATTTCAATTCAGAATGTATTGGTGTTGTACAAACTCGATGGAGTCATATCAATGAAAACTTTTCCTTTTTGACAAGAGCACAAGCTATTATGCTTAACACTCATTTTTCTATTGAACATTTAGGGCGCACGTCTAGCGGCGCTTTTATCAACTTTAACGGCACTGCAGGTATCTGGAGAAAATTATGTATTGAAGACACTGGAGGCTGGCAAGCAGACACACTAACAGAAGATCTAGATTTGAGCTTCAGAGCACAAATGAAAGGATGGAAATTTAATTATTTGTTTGATGTTGAATCTCCAGCCGAGTTACCTATTACTGTAGACGCTTATAAAACACAACAATACAGATGGTCTAAGGGTGCTGCGGAATGCGTGAGGAAAAATATTAAAAACTTATGGTTGTCTCCAGTTGGTCTATGGCAAAAAATAGCAGGTAGCGTTCACTTATTCAACTCCTCCATATTTATAATTGTATTTTTTTTAGTAATGACCAGCCCCATAGTATTTTGGATGGGTAAGGAGAATCAAATCACCTCTGTAAATCTTGAACTTATATCCTACTTAAGTTTATTTATTACATGTTTTATAACCATCATTTTTTTCGCGGGACACCTAATCGTCGTAAATTCTAAATGGAAAGCAGCACTTTTGTTTTGGCCTAATTTTTATGCCTACTTGGCACTTAGTGTCGGCATTTCCTTTTACATGGTAATAGGAGTTATTGAAGGCTACGCAGGTAAGGTTTCAGAATTTGTACGGACACCTAAGTTTAATTTGAACAAAACAGACTCAAAAATATTAAAAAAAGAGTATTCATTTAAGAACAAGTTAAACATTAGGCTTTTAGAGTTGTTCATACTATTCTACGGTTGTTTTGTCATTAGTCTAGGAGCTTATTATTTAGATTTTTTCATGATGAATTATGGAGTTGTTATTACATTGGGTTTCACCCTAAAGGTCTTTTTTCCTAAATATATTTTTAAGTTTTAG
- a CDS encoding SGNH/GDSL hydrolase family protein translates to MGISKQKILWVLYIIILLPICLEISLRILNAKPYVQQDYHISSTPEEPFIADDSLGIVLKTGTYDITLNHKLTFTSTHQENQTRRVAFKEERQIDSEKIAVLGCSFTYGYGVNDEEHFTSLLQKRHPNFDFVNYGVIGYGTTHGYLQLKKWDENNEVPKMVILNFATDHFNRNVLSSSYRRALSIGFNRSLGNTNQLMNDARYPVTLNSKLEISHVKWNEMYEDWMGRSVFSSINFIQTKSDEINDLANQPVEITYSLIKEMKTICDKNNAKFIVSFLDENEQSKTLKERLTNLGITMVDVDFDFQNKKMINYPYDNHPNALGHKMIADKIDERLELIVINE, encoded by the coding sequence TTGGGAATCTCAAAGCAGAAAATTCTTTGGGTACTGTATATTATTATATTATTACCTATCTGTCTGGAGATTTCTTTAAGAATACTCAATGCAAAACCCTATGTGCAACAAGATTATCATATTTCTTCAACTCCCGAAGAACCATTTATTGCTGACGATTCATTAGGAATTGTTTTAAAAACAGGTACATACGATATTACTCTTAATCATAAACTGACTTTTACTTCTACACATCAAGAAAACCAAACTAGAAGAGTCGCATTCAAAGAGGAGCGACAAATTGATTCAGAAAAAATAGCGGTTTTAGGCTGCTCATTTACTTACGGTTATGGTGTTAATGATGAAGAACATTTTACATCGCTATTACAAAAACGTCATCCAAATTTTGACTTTGTTAATTATGGAGTTATAGGGTACGGTACAACACACGGATATTTGCAGCTCAAAAAGTGGGATGAGAATAATGAAGTCCCTAAGATGGTTATCTTAAATTTTGCAACAGACCATTTTAATAGAAATGTTTTGTCTAGTTCTTACAGAAGAGCTTTGAGTATAGGTTTTAATAGATCTTTAGGTAATACCAATCAATTGATGAATGATGCTAGATATCCGGTGACTTTAAATTCTAAATTAGAAATAAGTCATGTAAAATGGAATGAGATGTATGAAGACTGGATGGGAAGAAGCGTTTTTTCCAGTATAAACTTTATTCAAACTAAAAGTGATGAAATAAATGATCTAGCAAACCAGCCTGTCGAAATAACCTATTCTTTGATTAAAGAAATGAAAACGATATGTGATAAGAACAATGCTAAATTTATAGTTAGTTTTTTAGATGAAAATGAGCAAAGTAAAACTTTAAAAGAAAGACTTACAAACTTAGGAATTACTATGGTTGATGTTGATTTTGACTTCCAAAATAAAAAAATGATCAACTACCCTTACGATAATCATCCTAACGCGTTAGGTCACAAAATGATTGCCGATAAGATTGATGAGCGACTTGAACTAATTGTTATAAATGAATAA